In a single window of the Dinghuibacter silviterrae genome:
- a CDS encoding phage integrase SAM-like domain-containing protein: MYVKQSISIRFYRSLKRENSKGLVPLYVKLTIDGLVDEISTSVFIHPEHWDQEEQVITDADPQADTKNKVLSNMTTDLNRHFDLIQAKEGVATPALVFKAYKTPIQAEKRKEEQLENLAFSEALDDLVRRYVIFCKKDEKARDQAMPIHTIKAELLEKEKEALKKELEKIKKRGNKIFDDADWEKTMILAVDEHLVNFFDLSFSENRSYTTLERMWGRKRRYVEFLKYRHDTIDMPLDKVQFKMADQLLIYNITQYDMNDNSSMKYVQNLKEVLTRATSQGWVSANVFDAFQCHYDETDRKWPTPTMLEDFRTHVFKNDLQNRVRDCYIAGCYTGYAYAELYSFKPDEIVDGIDGKRWSGKNRRKTGVEETLPLLPVVRDLIEKYKDHPLCVKRGSCLPIPSNIVYNRELKRMEKQMGWNIKLDGHTSRYYFVNEVAFNNGITSLKTLMKIMGIKSIKTLMIYLKGNKNAISEGMQMVEEKLFNADGTFRSSISTTSKEEPAKIIRLYAV, translated from the coding sequence ATGTACGTTAAGCAAAGCATTTCCATCCGGTTTTACAGAAGCCTCAAAAGGGAGAACAGTAAAGGCTTGGTCCCCCTTTATGTAAAACTCACCATCGACGGGCTGGTCGATGAAATTTCTACCAGTGTGTTCATTCATCCCGAACATTGGGATCAGGAAGAACAGGTAATAACCGATGCGGACCCTCAAGCCGACACCAAGAACAAGGTCCTTAGCAACATGACCACCGACCTGAACCGGCACTTCGATCTGATCCAGGCTAAAGAAGGGGTAGCTACCCCCGCCCTGGTGTTCAAAGCCTACAAAACCCCCATCCAGGCAGAAAAGCGCAAAGAAGAGCAACTTGAGAACCTGGCCTTCAGCGAAGCCCTGGACGACCTGGTCCGGCGCTATGTCATCTTTTGTAAGAAAGACGAGAAAGCCAGGGACCAGGCTATGCCCATCCACACGATCAAAGCCGAGCTATTGGAGAAGGAAAAGGAAGCCCTGAAAAAAGAACTGGAAAAGATAAAAAAGCGGGGAAACAAAATCTTCGATGATGCCGATTGGGAAAAGACGATGATCCTGGCAGTAGACGAACACCTGGTGAATTTTTTTGACTTGTCCTTTTCGGAAAACAGGTCTTATACCACCCTGGAACGTATGTGGGGGCGGAAAAGGCGATATGTCGAGTTTTTAAAGTACCGACATGATACAATTGACATGCCCCTCGACAAGGTGCAATTTAAGATGGCCGACCAGCTCCTCATCTACAACATTACCCAATACGACATGAATGATAATTCTTCGATGAAGTATGTCCAAAATTTAAAGGAAGTACTTACCCGGGCAACCTCCCAGGGATGGGTTTCCGCCAACGTATTTGATGCGTTCCAGTGCCACTATGATGAAACCGATAGGAAATGGCCGACCCCTACGATGCTGGAAGATTTCAGGACCCATGTATTTAAAAATGATCTCCAGAACAGGGTAAGGGATTGCTACATTGCCGGTTGCTATACCGGCTATGCTTATGCAGAATTGTATTCCTTCAAGCCGGACGAGATCGTCGACGGGATAGACGGTAAGCGGTGGAGCGGGAAAAATCGCCGAAAGACCGGGGTAGAAGAAACACTGCCACTGCTGCCGGTCGTCCGTGATCTCATTGAAAAGTACAAAGACCATCCCCTTTGCGTAAAGCGCGGTAGCTGCCTGCCGATCCCTAGCAATATCGTATATAACCGGGAGCTTAAAAGAATGGAAAAACAAATGGGCTGGAACATCAAGTTAGATGGGCACACCTCTCGGTATTACTTTGTCAACGAGGTTGCCTTTAACAATGGCATCACATCACTGAAAACCCTGATGAAGATCATGGGCATTAAATCTATCAAAACGCTGATGATTTATCTAAAAGGCAATAAGAACGCTATCAGCGAGGGTATGCAGATGGTGGAAGAAAAGCTGTTCAATGCAGATGGTACTTTCAGGTCCAGCATATCGACCACCAGCAAGGAAGAACCCGCAAAGATCATTCGGCTGTATGCCGTTTGA
- a CDS encoding helix-turn-helix domain-containing protein, with product MLREIRVIVHEQPHPPPKKWLKTKEVRQLLGVCPATLQALRDNGTIPYSKLGSNFFLRPRRHQPRAGATKNRWPQPVRSIHQRQHQKKEIAYGQQTDALYQFYAADHPGRESVFQPERYARA from the coding sequence ATGCTCAGGGAGATCCGCGTGATCGTCCATGAACAGCCCCATCCTCCACCCAAAAAATGGCTCAAGACCAAAGAGGTCAGGCAACTTTTGGGCGTTTGCCCGGCGACGCTTCAGGCGCTGCGGGACAACGGGACTATTCCATACAGTAAGCTGGGGAGCAATTTTTTTTTACGACCCCGACGACATCAACCGCGAGCTGGAGCGACGAAAAACCGCTGGCCGCAACCGGTCAGGTCAATACATCAACGACAACACCAAAAAAAGGAAATAGCCTATGGACAGCAAACCGATGCTTTATACCAATTCTATGCCGCCGACCATCCAGGACGTGAAAGTGTATTTCAACCAGAAAGGTATGCCCGAGCGTGA
- a CDS encoding phosphoadenosine phosphosulfate reductase domain-containing protein: MNTIIDQALSIYKPVQILLLFSGGHDSLCSTHYCANYLTAKGLDFSVYHGNTSIGIGQTREFVRDVCRQYSWKLTERTPEPGNRYEDLVRKYGFPGPASHKYMYRMLKERPLRNFVTHVCKSSTYARENVLLLTGIRGSESKIRMGYREQITKEGSRIWCSPIFFWSAEDIEQYIISHGLPRNSVKDAICISGECLCGAFAGKEEWYEINLHFPEAADEIRRLHKIAIANGHPWEWASYPVPYQRSIKSAPAKLYLCVGCEARNHADSDPLKNERKVRKRQRRRARIEEDRQRRKK; the protein is encoded by the coding sequence ATGAACACGATCATTGACCAAGCACTGAGCATATACAAACCCGTGCAGATCCTGCTCCTGTTCTCCGGTGGCCATGACTCCCTCTGTAGTACTCACTATTGCGCAAATTATCTTACGGCGAAAGGTTTGGATTTTTCTGTCTATCATGGAAACACCAGTATCGGCATCGGGCAAACCAGGGAGTTTGTTCGGGACGTTTGCCGGCAATATTCCTGGAAATTGACGGAGCGCACACCCGAACCAGGCAATAGGTATGAGGACCTGGTTCGGAAATATGGATTCCCGGGACCGGCAAGCCATAAATATATGTACAGGATGTTGAAAGAGCGTCCTCTTCGAAATTTCGTGACCCATGTCTGTAAATCCTCTACCTACGCCCGGGAAAATGTGCTACTTCTGACTGGTATTCGTGGAAGTGAAAGCAAGATCAGGATGGGCTACCGGGAGCAAATTACCAAAGAAGGCAGTAGAATTTGGTGCAGCCCCATATTTTTCTGGTCTGCCGAAGATATAGAGCAATATATCATTTCCCATGGACTGCCGAGGAATAGCGTCAAAGATGCTATTTGTATTTCCGGTGAATGTTTATGCGGCGCCTTTGCCGGGAAAGAAGAATGGTATGAGATCAACCTGCATTTTCCTGAAGCCGCCGACGAGATCAGGCGGTTGCACAAGATCGCCATTGCAAACGGCCATCCCTGGGAATGGGCATCCTATCCGGTACCATATCAACGATCGATAAAATCCGCACCGGCCAAATTGTATTTATGTGTGGGTTGTGAAGCCAGGAATCATGCAGACAGTGACCCGCTGAAAAATGAGCGAAAGGTCAGAAAGCGGCAGAGAAGAAGAGCGCGGATTGAGGAGGACCGACAGCGTAGAAAGAAATAG
- a CDS encoding plasmid mobilization protein, translated as MGRKKTPEDKELKHRLYTRVNDRKYAELRAILDTNPQKDMSALLRDILHDRRVKVFTHDQTLDNLMEELALLRTELKAIGVNINQITHKFNTYPETTKKALYAKIAFEEYQAIDAKVNTLLVIIEKLAKKWLSA; from the coding sequence ATGGGACGGAAAAAGACGCCCGAGGACAAGGAACTCAAACATCGGCTCTATACTCGCGTGAACGATCGGAAATATGCCGAACTCCGTGCCATCCTGGACACCAATCCCCAAAAGGACATGAGCGCTCTTCTCCGGGACATCCTTCATGACAGGCGGGTCAAAGTGTTTACCCATGACCAAACATTGGACAATCTCATGGAAGAGCTGGCATTGCTGCGTACTGAGTTAAAGGCCATTGGTGTGAACATCAACCAGATTACGCACAAGTTCAACACCTACCCCGAAACCACGAAAAAGGCGCTGTATGCGAAGATCGCTTTTGAAGAGTACCAGGCCATTGACGCAAAAGTGAACACCTTGTTGGTGATCATAGAAAAACTGGCGAAAAAATGGTTGTCCGCATAA
- a CDS encoding relaxase/mobilization nuclease domain-containing protein — MVVRIRTGKSIGKALSYNEHKIQQGDAKLILASGFSCDVDKLGFTEKLRRFEHLIQRNEKVNTNAVHLVLAFPPEEKLDTFTLQRIAMDYMDRIGFGGQPFLVYQHDDTGNRHIHIVTTSIRPNGTAINLHNLGREASDPARKAIEEEYGLIRAAGRNNTLNEYQPTKKLSWIAAHVTSQYRFTNLDELNAILHQFGVTADPGAEGSLQARNKGLIFSRVDEAGNKIGVTIKASKVYGRPTLHNLEKKYEHNQVKKQLLAFITQNALEKAIVHGRTPEELLSRLDNSGLELSFRQPEREGEPQIYIVDHRRKTVYAAADLNLSIEQHQALAQLILRESPTNQELRQQTARWYRQRPVSKATAGFAVSLVKSMFASPTDATSYGGPLPVRKKKKRKRPPL, encoded by the coding sequence ATGGTTGTCCGCATAAGAACTGGCAAGTCGATCGGCAAGGCGTTGAGCTATAACGAGCATAAGATCCAGCAGGGAGATGCCAAGCTGATCCTGGCCAGCGGTTTCTCCTGTGACGTCGACAAGTTGGGGTTTACCGAAAAACTGCGCCGGTTCGAGCACCTGATCCAACGGAACGAAAAGGTCAATACCAACGCCGTACACCTGGTGCTGGCCTTCCCGCCTGAGGAAAAACTGGACACATTCACATTGCAACGAATCGCCATGGATTATATGGACAGGATCGGCTTCGGCGGACAGCCTTTCCTGGTATACCAGCACGACGACACCGGAAACCGGCATATCCATATCGTGACCACTTCCATCCGTCCCAACGGTACAGCAATTAACCTGCACAATTTGGGCAGGGAAGCATCCGATCCCGCCCGGAAGGCTATCGAGGAGGAGTATGGCTTGATCCGTGCTGCAGGACGAAACAATACCCTGAACGAATACCAGCCGACAAAGAAACTTTCCTGGATAGCCGCGCATGTTACCTCCCAGTATCGCTTTACGAACCTGGACGAGCTGAATGCTATCCTGCACCAATTTGGAGTCACCGCTGATCCCGGTGCCGAGGGGAGTCTCCAGGCCAGAAACAAGGGATTGATCTTTAGCCGGGTTGATGAAGCCGGCAACAAAATCGGTGTCACCATCAAGGCCAGCAAGGTTTATGGTAGACCGACACTGCACAACCTGGAAAAGAAGTATGAACATAACCAGGTCAAAAAACAGCTACTGGCCTTTATCACCCAGAATGCCCTGGAGAAGGCCATAGTCCATGGTCGTACACCGGAAGAATTGCTTTCCCGGCTGGACAATTCCGGCCTCGAACTATCCTTCAGACAACCAGAGCGAGAGGGAGAGCCACAGATCTATATCGTCGATCACCGCCGGAAAACGGTCTATGCAGCAGCGGATCTGAATCTGTCAATAGAACAGCACCAGGCCCTTGCCCAATTGATCCTCCGTGAAAGCCCCACCAACCAGGAGCTTAGACAGCAGACAGCCCGCTGGTATAGGCAACGTCCGGTATCGAAGGCCACCGCTGGGTTTGCCGTTAGTCTCGTAAAGTCCATGTTTGCATCACCCACCGATGCAACCAGCTATGGTGGTCCGCTCCCGGTCAGGAAGAAAAAGAAACGAAAACGCCCGCCCCTTTGA
- a CDS encoding TraM recognition domain-containing protein, giving the protein MIAQQIQLGFTAYIYDFKFPDLTRIAYNVALKNRDKYPVPPKFYFLNFDDLGRSHRCNILSPETMMDITDAADSSRTILMALNREWIRKTGDFFVESPIVFLTAIFWYLKKYKNGIFCTLPHAIELCSVEYKKLFPVLSLEESGSTTILLNPFLSAWLNGANEQLEGQIASAKIGMARLASPSLYYILSGNDFTLDINDPQAPKLVCVGNNPAKAQIYGAVLSLCTERMLKMVNRKGRLKSTLIFDEFPTIFVNNIDSLIATARSNKVATTLAIQDFSQLRKDYGKEQADVIINVCGNIASGQVLGDSARQISDRIGRIMQERESISINSSDTSVSKSTQLEAAIPPSRIASLSSGEFVGAVADDPLQKIKLKAFHCEIQADIAAINREEAAYEELPVIRNVTPEVIQQNYMQIKQDIESLIESELSRINAQLPAPAKQDPNHDTQAISF; this is encoded by the coding sequence TTGATCGCGCAACAAATCCAACTTGGCTTCACGGCCTATATTTACGACTTCAAGTTCCCCGATCTAACACGCATCGCCTACAACGTCGCCCTGAAAAACCGGGACAAGTATCCTGTACCCCCGAAATTCTATTTCCTGAACTTCGACGACCTCGGCCGGTCACACCGGTGCAATATCCTGTCCCCCGAAACCATGATGGATATAACCGATGCGGCCGATTCCAGCCGGACGATCCTGATGGCGCTCAACCGGGAGTGGATCCGCAAAACCGGGGATTTTTTTGTCGAGTCACCCATCGTTTTTCTCACGGCCATCTTCTGGTACCTCAAAAAATACAAAAATGGCATCTTTTGCACCTTACCCCATGCCATAGAACTTTGCTCCGTCGAATACAAAAAGCTCTTCCCTGTGCTCAGCCTCGAAGAAAGCGGGAGCACGACCATTTTGCTCAACCCGTTTTTATCAGCGTGGCTCAATGGAGCAAACGAACAACTCGAAGGACAGATCGCCAGCGCCAAGATTGGGATGGCACGCCTGGCTTCACCTTCGCTGTATTACATCCTTTCCGGGAATGATTTCACCTTAGACATCAATGACCCCCAAGCGCCGAAACTGGTCTGTGTTGGCAACAATCCGGCTAAAGCACAGATCTACGGCGCGGTCCTGTCTCTTTGTACCGAAAGGATGTTGAAGATGGTGAACCGGAAAGGCCGCTTGAAGTCGACCCTGATCTTTGACGAGTTCCCGACCATCTTCGTCAACAATATCGACAGCCTCATTGCAACAGCGCGCAGTAACAAAGTGGCTACGACCCTGGCTATACAGGACTTCTCGCAACTCAGGAAGGACTACGGCAAAGAGCAGGCGGATGTCATTATCAATGTCTGCGGCAACATCGCCTCCGGCCAGGTCCTGGGCGATAGCGCCAGGCAGATTTCCGATCGTATCGGCCGCATCATGCAGGAACGGGAATCCATATCCATCAACAGCAGCGACACATCGGTCAGCAAGTCCACCCAACTGGAAGCCGCGATCCCGCCATCCCGGATCGCCAGTCTCAGTAGTGGGGAGTTCGTCGGGGCCGTAGCGGATGATCCTTTACAAAAGATCAAGCTGAAGGCCTTCCATTGCGAGATACAGGCAGACATAGCTGCTATCAACCGGGAAGAGGCCGCCTATGAAGAGCTGCCCGTAATCCGTAATGTGACACCAGAGGTCATTCAACAGAATTATATGCAGATCAAGCAAGACATAGAATCGCTGATCGAGTCAGAGTTAAGCAGGATCAATGCTCAACTGCCAGCTCCTGCGAAACAGGACCCCAACCACGACACCCAGGCAATTAGTTTCTAA
- a CDS encoding Crp/Fnr family transcriptional regulator, with protein sequence MDTLLISLFASLEKVHPMSPGLKLLLTEKVVRIELEKGELLLTAGMPCHHVYYIVDGFLRCYFIKNGNEVTAWMKMENDIATAVLSYYGKLPNEYYIQALRGSVLYAISESDLEHACELYPEFYKIRVKLMEFYYCEAYQRIHGLLSMNAADRHSHFKEHWPSLYKIIPQRYIASMLGLARETITRRRKQLR encoded by the coding sequence ATGGATACCTTGCTTATATCCTTGTTTGCATCTTTGGAAAAGGTGCACCCCATGTCACCCGGACTAAAGCTCCTCCTGACTGAAAAAGTAGTACGGATTGAGCTTGAAAAAGGAGAGCTGCTCCTCACAGCCGGAATGCCCTGTCATCATGTGTATTATATAGTGGATGGGTTCCTTCGATGTTATTTTATAAAGAACGGAAACGAGGTCACGGCCTGGATGAAAATGGAAAACGATATAGCTACCGCCGTACTAAGCTACTACGGCAAACTTCCCAATGAATATTATATCCAGGCGTTACGCGGCTCAGTCCTATATGCCATCAGCGAAAGCGACCTGGAACACGCATGCGAGCTTTATCCGGAATTTTATAAGATTCGGGTCAAATTGATGGAATTTTATTATTGTGAAGCTTACCAACGGATACATGGCTTACTGAGCATGAATGCTGCGGACCGCCATAGCCATTTTAAAGAGCATTGGCCCTCGCTCTACAAAATTATCCCACAACGCTATATTGCTTCTATGTTGGGTCTTGCGCGGGAGACCATTACCCGCCGCCGAAAACAACTCCGGTAG
- a CDS encoding DUF7793 family protein produces MRKHTTPYVDLELLDNGILIATYKKQMQITLDMARQIVRDRLEFAGRTPRPLMLLNQGVVEMKRAALRYLSTAEGIAGISATAVVTGKANTYAIIELIMKLHKPPFPIKWVKNEEKAMKWLQQFLPPCTNESDKSTSSWPPTQPVTLVKD; encoded by the coding sequence ATGAGAAAGCACACAACACCTTACGTTGATCTCGAATTACTGGACAACGGAATCCTCATTGCCACCTACAAAAAACAAATGCAGATCACGCTGGACATGGCCAGGCAAATTGTCCGGGACCGCTTGGAATTTGCCGGCAGAACTCCCAGGCCGTTGATGCTGCTTAACCAGGGCGTCGTCGAAATGAAAAGAGCCGCGCTTCGTTACCTCAGTACTGCAGAAGGCATTGCAGGTATCAGCGCTACAGCCGTCGTAACCGGGAAAGCAAACACCTATGCGATCATTGAATTGATCATGAAACTTCATAAGCCGCCATTCCCGATCAAGTGGGTAAAAAACGAGGAAAAGGCAATGAAATGGCTACAACAATTTTTACCGCCATGCACAAACGAATCCGACAAATCTACCAGCTCCTGGCCGCCTACGCAGCCGGTGACTTTAGTAAAAGACTAA
- a CDS encoding PAS domain-containing sensor histidine kinase: MHKRIRQIYQLLAAYAAGDFSKRLKISDRLDETDEQVGSLHMLGEELMAVTISRDFFTQIFNTVTDMVMVITLDGLLEKVNHAACRRLGYSQDQLEGQPVDLITGYARPSLSGQVRKARRPGKIIQFNRVFHTAAGSSLPVDITLQHMQAHNGQRRRQVLLTARDITDRQAADNRILRAMIDGQEQERLRLARDLHDSLGQQLTAAKFFVSAVQKGTRSKPLQAKLRTANECLNNTLTEMRNVCFNLMPKTLEDFGLLAAVQELCGHLNITGTTRIVVNHSHDFPVLPRSLEIDLFRVVQEFLHNSLNHGDGTLVRLVFKATGGEIQVRMQDNGTGFDPQKLSHPGMGLRNMETRVQSHKGYFRLVSAMGKGVRVVIKFPEQSVQSMR, encoded by the coding sequence ATGCACAAACGAATCCGACAAATCTACCAGCTCCTGGCCGCCTACGCAGCCGGTGACTTTAGTAAAAGACTAAAGATCTCCGACCGCCTGGATGAAACCGACGAACAGGTAGGCAGCCTGCACATGCTGGGCGAGGAACTGATGGCCGTAACCATCAGCCGGGATTTCTTTACCCAGATATTCAATACCGTCACCGATATGGTGATGGTCATTACCCTCGATGGTTTGCTCGAAAAAGTCAACCACGCCGCCTGCCGTCGATTGGGCTATTCACAGGATCAGTTGGAAGGCCAGCCGGTTGATCTGATCACCGGGTATGCCAGGCCATCCCTCTCCGGACAGGTGAGGAAAGCACGCCGGCCCGGTAAAATTATCCAGTTCAACCGGGTGTTCCATACCGCAGCGGGATCATCATTGCCGGTAGACATTACCCTCCAGCATATGCAGGCGCATAACGGGCAAAGACGACGGCAGGTGCTGCTGACCGCCCGAGATATTACCGACCGGCAGGCAGCCGATAACAGGATCTTGCGCGCTATGATCGACGGCCAGGAACAGGAAAGGTTACGGCTGGCGCGTGACCTGCATGACAGCCTGGGCCAGCAGCTCACCGCTGCCAAATTCTTTGTCAGCGCCGTACAGAAAGGTACCCGGTCCAAGCCCTTGCAGGCAAAGCTCCGCACCGCCAATGAATGCCTGAACAATACACTAACAGAAATGCGCAATGTCTGTTTCAACTTAATGCCCAAAACCCTTGAAGATTTTGGCCTGTTGGCTGCCGTTCAGGAATTATGCGGGCATTTGAACATCACGGGAACCACCAGGATTGTCGTCAACCACTCCCACGATTTTCCGGTATTGCCCCGCTCCCTGGAGATCGACTTGTTCCGGGTTGTCCAGGAGTTCCTACATAACTCCTTAAACCATGGGGACGGTACCCTCGTACGCCTGGTGTTCAAAGCAACAGGAGGAGAGATACAGGTCCGGATGCAGGATAATGGCACCGGTTTCGACCCTCAAAAACTCTCCCATCCGGGCATGGGTTTGCGGAACATGGAAACCCGTGTTCAATCCCACAAAGGTTATTTCAGACTGGTTAGCGCGATGGGCAAAGGCGTGCGGGTAGTGATCAAATTTCCTGAGCAATCAGTTCAATCGATGCGATAA
- a CDS encoding response regulator: MILIADDHRMIREGLFAMLPKSTATIHYVIDVAETTEEAIERSRERNYDIILMDFHLPGIGGPKATEIILRRNPHTRVLTLSSYDERAYVDKMLQAGARGYILKNVEPDTLVIAIKTVLAGKLFFSNEIALKLMQPPMVLGNDEPPRLSPREQEVLMLIRAGLKGRQIAIKMGISPRTVFKHRLSLMTKLGAHNAVELAQAALQLDLH, encoded by the coding sequence ATGATCCTCATTGCAGACGATCACCGGATGATTCGGGAAGGGCTGTTTGCTATGCTCCCTAAGTCAACCGCCACTATTCACTATGTGATCGACGTAGCTGAAACAACAGAGGAGGCCATAGAGCGCAGCCGGGAACGGAACTATGATATTATCCTGATGGATTTCCACCTGCCGGGAATCGGTGGCCCCAAAGCTACGGAGATCATCCTGCGAAGAAACCCGCACACCCGTGTCCTGACCCTTTCCAGCTATGACGAACGCGCATACGTTGATAAAATGCTGCAAGCCGGGGCCAGAGGCTACATATTAAAGAATGTAGAGCCCGATACGCTGGTCATAGCGATCAAGACCGTGCTGGCAGGCAAACTCTTTTTTTCCAATGAGATCGCACTAAAGCTCATGCAGCCGCCTATGGTCCTGGGGAATGACGAGCCGCCCCGGCTGTCACCCCGCGAGCAGGAAGTGCTCATGCTGATCCGGGCCGGCCTGAAGGGCCGGCAAATTGCAATTAAAATGGGCATCAGTCCAAGGACCGTATTTAAGCACCGGCTCAGCCTCATGACTAAGCTGGGCGCCCACAATGCTGTTGAACTGGCTCAGGCTGCGCTACAGCTTGACTTGCACTGA